Genomic window (Trichomycterus rosablanca isolate fTriRos1 chromosome 27, fTriRos1.hap1, whole genome shotgun sequence):
TTAAAGGGAAATtctgtttaatatgtttaaataaGTTTGTTTTAAAAGGTTTGCTGTTGCTTCAGTCCTGGGACAGCTTTTGGCTTCATGGACTTTCCACAggaatcattttttaaagatctTTGAAGCAGGTTTACAATAGTGAGTAACATTAGATTGATTTACATacttcattaaaaaaatgatgAACACACAGTCAGACTGATCACgcttttaatcatttattttttaactttacATCACATTATTAAATCTGTCAGTAACCAAACATAATGGCAGACGGAACTCTGTATGTGAGCTTTAGCACTTGTACAGAATATTTATCCTTTGGATGTCAATGTTGGACAGATTCTGTCTCTGTCCAATGTCTACAAAAGGATTAGGAGTTGGAGTGATGGTGTCACGTCCGTTCATAGAGAAAGCTCGTCTTCCATAGTGCATCACAGAGGAGTAGTCATACAGTGTGTTCAGGTTGTTGGTGTTCTCTCTGTTGAAATTGTACTGCATTGATGGACTGATGTTTTCCCAGTTGATGATGACATAGCTATCACGGTCACTCCTGGTGTGCTCATGGTAGAAACCCAGAGCGTGGTTAAGCTCATGCTGAACAATGCCTTGTACAAGACAGCCAGCTCTGTTGAGAGAGACCACCTGCAGACCACCAGTTTTGCCCACAGCAGAAAAGCACCTGAGAGGAAGAAG
Coding sequences:
- the LOC134303939 gene encoding hatching enzyme 1.2-like, which produces MESRASVFILVLLLGFSQAFKLNAPQPMDISSQILTTNNGSIELLVEGDILLATSRNSLVCPNNNCFWKKSLTGFVEVPFIVSNDFTSSDRNVIANAMATFHSKTRIRFVNRTVETDYLSIENKDGCFSAVGKTGGLQVVSLNRAGCLVQGIVQHELNHALGFYHEHTRSDRDSYVIINWENISPSMQYNFNRENTNNLNTLYDYSSVMHYGRRAFSMNGRDTITPTPNPFVDIGQRQNLSNIDIQRINILYKC